Proteins encoded in a region of the Oryctolagus cuniculus chromosome 10, mOryCun1.1, whole genome shotgun sequence genome:
- the LOC138843957 gene encoding collagen alpha-1(I) chain-like, with protein MLQRGGWSGDVPQRGAQSAAHQPGPVRLGGPRGQVGSRAGPRGALSSRDSGGRAAPRRAGATRQPHSPARLVPGLGLVLRTSETGDPLESPQLREAEKLPGVGREVGRAAAWGRGWGSRPARRCAGDSGVGRKPQPRAARRGSPRPPLQETRRSCGGAHAQTLCEESRPRRDFPRRRGGGGRRSTSGQLAWNSRLVLAQGQARGTTPRDGCQER; from the coding sequence ATGCTGCAGCGCGGCGGGTGGAGCGGGGACGTACCCCAGCGAGGGGCGCAGAGCGCGGCGCACCAGCCCGGTCCGGTCCGGCTCGGGGGTCCTCGCGGGCAGGTGGGGAGCCGGGCTGGGCCGCGCGGAGCGCTGAGCTCCCGCGATTCGGGCGGCCGCgctgcgccgcgccgcgccggaGCCACACGTCAGCCGCACAGCCCCGCGCGTCTGGTCCCGGGCCTCGGGCTCGTCCTCCGCACCTCGGAAACCGGAGACCCCCTGGAATCTCCCCAACTCCGGGAGGCAGAAAAGTTACCTGGGGTCGGCCGGGAGGTCGGGCGCGCCGCGGCGTGGGGACGAGGCTGGGGCTCGCGTCCTGCTCGGCGGTGCGCAGGAGACTCGGGCGTGGGGAGGAAGCCGCAGCCCAGGGCTGCTCGCcgcggctccccccgcccccctttGCAGGAGACTCGGCGGAGCTGCGGCGGGGCCCACGCCCAGACACTGTGCGAAGAAAGCCGACCTCGCCGCGACTTCCCTCGCaggcgcgggggagggggccgcCGCAGTACTTCAGGACAGTTAGCCTGGAACAGCCGCCTCGTCCTGGCGCAGGGTCAGGCCCGGGGGACAACGCCTCGAGACGGTTGCCAAGAGCGTTAG